Proteins encoded within one genomic window of Geotalea daltonii FRC-32:
- a CDS encoding SphA family protein codes for MKKTLSSAFVRTLFIATAFFTLTAAQSWAGGAQHYPNGVEDFAVGALPPPGTYLVNYMILAQKNSLRDNSGNGLPADFNASVFAEVPRLVYVSPLKVLGANWAAQIFVPFYSADVTASSTAIPPLNFDVNDKGVGDIIFSPLVFGWHFSPELHAVLALDTWAPTGNYDAKNPATQILSKNHWTFEPVLAVSYLKEGFDVSAKFMYDFNTKNSDTDTRPGQEFHFDWALGYGLKNGLSGGVVGYNYWQTTDDEVGGATVKDSLSRLGGIGLGIKYWPKQGPFTMTFKQYWEYGARNIATGPQTQFKFSYAF; via the coding sequence ATGAAAAAGACTTTGTCTAGTGCTTTTGTTCGCACTCTTTTTATCGCCACCGCATTTTTCACCTTAACAGCCGCCCAGAGCTGGGCCGGCGGCGCACAGCACTATCCCAACGGTGTCGAAGACTTTGCCGTGGGGGCACTCCCCCCTCCCGGGACCTATCTGGTGAACTACATGATCCTGGCCCAGAAGAATTCCCTGCGGGACAACTCCGGCAATGGCCTTCCAGCGGACTTCAACGCCAGCGTCTTTGCCGAGGTGCCGAGACTGGTTTACGTCAGCCCGCTGAAAGTATTGGGAGCCAACTGGGCTGCCCAGATATTCGTCCCCTTTTACAGCGCCGATGTAACCGCCTCCTCCACGGCCATTCCTCCTCTTAATTTCGATGTCAACGACAAGGGGGTCGGCGACATCATCTTCAGCCCGCTGGTCTTTGGCTGGCACTTCAGTCCGGAGCTTCATGCCGTCCTTGCCCTGGATACCTGGGCACCCACCGGCAACTACGATGCAAAGAACCCTGCCACGCAGATCCTCTCAAAAAACCATTGGACCTTTGAGCCGGTTCTGGCCGTGTCCTACCTGAAAGAGGGTTTCGATGTTTCCGCCAAATTCATGTACGATTTCAACACGAAGAACAGCGATACCGATACCAGACCCGGACAGGAATTCCATTTTGACTGGGCTCTTGGCTATGGCCTTAAGAACGGACTGAGCGGCGGAGTCGTGGGCTATAACTACTGGCAGACCACCGATGATGAGGTGGGCGGCGCCACGGTGAAAGATTCCCTGAGTCGGCTGGGGGGCATCGGCCTGGGCATCAAATACTGGCCGAAACAGGGCCCCTTCACCATGACCTTCAAACAGTACTGGGAGTACGGCGCCAGGAACATAGCCACCGGGCCACAAACCCAGTTCAAGTTCTCCTATGCCTTCTAA